The following are from one region of the Haloactinomyces albus genome:
- a CDS encoding helix-turn-helix domain-containing protein, whose amino-acid sequence MTSFDKRRQDFGERLRRLRDEAGLTGRDLAASLGWPHSKISKLENGKQTAEDADVIAWVGAIGQPESVERELLEELAEVRVSKAAWRAQLRAGHRARQQHSLDIEAAATRIRNAEFGVVPGYLQTADYARHVFKTQAELLEVPAGDIEESVRVRMQRQQVLYQGKSIEIIVSEHALRHPVAPPEAMVAQLDRLVSAVGLPGLRFGVLPQFRRLPNITMNGFIMLDDMVMVEQVSNELTIDDPEQVAIYHRLTDRLWKTAAEDDEARSLLQRISAEYVSQQH is encoded by the coding sequence GTGACCAGCTTCGACAAGAGGCGGCAAGACTTCGGCGAGCGACTGCGCCGGCTTCGCGACGAGGCCGGGCTGACAGGTCGCGATCTCGCTGCGTCCCTGGGCTGGCCACACTCGAAAATCAGCAAGCTGGAAAACGGTAAGCAGACCGCCGAAGACGCCGACGTCATCGCGTGGGTCGGCGCGATCGGCCAACCTGAATCGGTCGAACGCGAATTGCTGGAAGAGCTGGCTGAGGTTCGGGTCAGCAAAGCAGCCTGGCGGGCACAGCTGCGTGCCGGCCACCGGGCGCGGCAGCAACACAGCTTGGATATCGAAGCCGCCGCGACTCGGATCCGCAACGCCGAGTTCGGTGTGGTGCCCGGCTACCTGCAGACCGCCGACTACGCCCGTCACGTGTTCAAGACCCAGGCCGAATTACTCGAGGTTCCGGCCGGGGATATCGAGGAATCAGTGCGGGTGCGGATGCAGCGTCAGCAGGTGCTGTACCAGGGCAAGAGCATTGAGATCATTGTCAGCGAGCACGCACTGCGACACCCCGTGGCGCCACCGGAAGCGATGGTTGCGCAACTGGACCGCCTCGTCTCTGCGGTAGGCCTACCGGGCTTGCGGTTCGGTGTGCTGCCGCAGTTTCGGCGGTTGCCGAATATCACCATGAACGGGTTCATCATGCTCGACGACATGGTGATGGTCGAGCAGGTCTCCAACGAACTCACCATCGACGATCCGGAACAAGTTGCCATCTATCACCGGCTCACCGATCGATTGTGGAAGACCGCCGCCGAGGACGACGAAGCCCGATCGCTGCTGCAGCGAATCAGCGCCGAGTACGTCTCCCAGCAGCACTGA
- a CDS encoding DUF418 domain-containing protein, which produces MQASTATANTGRIAALDLLRGVAILGTLASNIWIFTDPRGPAGVLTNLPSTDSIPGVVETVLRFTANGKFLALLTILFGIGMELQYRSALRHGRSWPGWYLWRTALLFVEGTLHYMLIFEFDVLMGYALVSFRVAYLLARTERAIRAWMWTVGTVSVLVLLSLTAVLVTAPDSTTPTAGGTELYTEGSWLDQVGQRLLQAPVYRLELLLIVPSGIVLFLLGARLLRAGAFENSRRGLLLRQRLMRIGLGVGVPCNLVVSFAGADWALVGRYLLPPVVAVGILGLVTETTMRMRRQVGPVRRALSEVGRAALSCYVLQNLLASILCYGWGFGLADQLAGARPWWVVGAWAGICAILVLFCRWWLRYFSRGPVELAWHWAYTAPQRARTADHENRPVRS; this is translated from the coding sequence ATGCAAGCTTCTACTGCCACGGCGAATACCGGGCGCATCGCCGCACTGGACCTGCTGCGCGGCGTGGCCATCCTCGGCACCCTGGCCTCCAACATCTGGATCTTCACCGATCCGCGGGGACCGGCCGGAGTGCTCACCAACCTCCCGTCCACGGATTCGATCCCCGGCGTGGTCGAAACCGTGCTGCGCTTCACCGCGAACGGGAAGTTCCTGGCGCTGCTGACCATCCTGTTCGGGATCGGCATGGAACTGCAGTACCGTTCGGCGCTGCGGCATGGCCGCTCGTGGCCGGGGTGGTACCTGTGGCGCACGGCGCTGCTGTTCGTCGAAGGCACCCTGCACTACATGCTCATCTTCGAATTCGATGTCCTGATGGGCTATGCGCTGGTCTCCTTCCGGGTCGCCTACCTCCTTGCCCGCACCGAACGCGCGATACGCGCGTGGATGTGGACGGTCGGCACGGTCTCCGTGCTGGTGCTGCTGTCCCTGACCGCCGTGCTGGTGACAGCACCGGACAGCACCACCCCCACGGCCGGGGGCACCGAGCTGTACACCGAGGGCAGCTGGCTCGACCAGGTCGGGCAACGTCTCCTCCAGGCACCGGTCTACCGCCTGGAACTGCTCCTGATCGTTCCCTCCGGCATCGTGCTGTTCCTGCTCGGTGCACGGCTGTTGCGAGCGGGAGCCTTCGAGAATTCCCGCCGGGGACTGCTGCTGCGGCAGCGGCTGATGCGCATCGGCCTGGGTGTGGGAGTTCCGTGCAACCTGGTGGTCAGCTTCGCCGGAGCGGACTGGGCTCTCGTCGGCCGCTACCTGCTGCCTCCGGTGGTCGCCGTGGGGATCCTCGGTCTGGTCACCGAAACGACCATGCGGATGCGCAGGCAGGTGGGTCCGGTACGTCGTGCCCTCTCGGAGGTCGGGCGAGCCGCACTGTCCTGCTACGTACTGCAAAACCTGCTGGCAAGCATCCTGTGCTACGGCTGGGGATTCGGATTGGCCGATCAGCTCGCGGGCGCACGGCCGTGGTGGGTCGTCGGTGCGTGGGCGGGGATCTGCGCCATCCTCGTACTCTTTTGCCGGTGGTGGCTGCGCTACTTTTCCCGCGGTCCGGTGGAGCTGGCTTGGCACTGGGCCTACACAGCACCACAGCGTGCCCGCACCGCTGACCACGAGAATCGACCGGTCCGGTCATGA
- a CDS encoding phosphotransferase family protein codes for MTATWNDLPGPVRAAVQRHTGPITEATPITDGQNNDLTAVLHAQHGQPVFVKGVCGVSRQMRWLRNEATTAPLTRGLSPAVLFSEDVDGWLIVGFECVAGRAASLAPGSADLPLVAHAVNRIGALPGPGLRSLRERWGAADWWHKLTDEAPGTVRDWDIDELDRWAALFPELADGDRLAHTDLHGDQILITGNTARVIDWGFPGCGAAWVDAAFMVLRLIEAGHRVSDAEAWAHAHLTHCPDGERLTAFAAHIAGLWSYWAATGDSSGAHGRARLARTYAARRLTLQPTPVGA; via the coding sequence GTGACGGCGACCTGGAACGATCTCCCCGGGCCGGTCCGGGCCGCCGTCCAGCGGCACACCGGCCCCATCACCGAGGCCACCCCCATCACCGATGGGCAGAACAACGACCTCACTGCCGTGCTCCACGCTCAGCACGGGCAGCCGGTATTCGTCAAGGGCGTATGCGGTGTGTCCCGGCAGATGCGGTGGCTGCGCAACGAGGCCACCACCGCACCACTCACACGAGGGCTCTCCCCTGCCGTGCTGTTTTCCGAGGACGTCGATGGCTGGCTGATTGTCGGATTCGAGTGCGTGGCCGGGCGGGCTGCCAGCCTCGCACCGGGATCGGCGGACCTGCCACTCGTTGCGCACGCGGTGAACCGCATCGGCGCGCTTCCCGGTCCGGGGCTGCGGTCTCTGCGTGAGCGGTGGGGCGCCGCCGACTGGTGGCACAAACTCACCGACGAAGCCCCCGGCACGGTGCGGGACTGGGACATCGACGAGCTGGACCGGTGGGCGGCACTGTTTCCCGAGCTGGCCGACGGTGACCGGCTCGCCCATACCGACCTGCACGGCGACCAGATCCTCATCACCGGCAATACGGCCCGCGTGATCGACTGGGGGTTCCCCGGCTGCGGGGCCGCGTGGGTCGACGCCGCGTTCATGGTGCTACGTCTCATCGAGGCTGGCCACCGGGTCAGCGACGCGGAGGCATGGGCACACGCCCACCTCACGCACTGCCCGGACGGTGAACGGCTGACCGCGTTCGCCGCGCACATCGCCGGGCTGTGGAGCTACTGGGCAGCCACCGGCGACAGCTCCGGCGCACACGGTCGGGCACGGCTCGCCCGCACCTACGCCGCACGGCGTCTGACACTGCAACCGACACCGGTAGGCGCGTGA
- the dusB gene encoding tRNA dihydrouridine synthase DusB — MTATISASPETTSTSAVAPERATALRIGPYEVDPPVVLAPMAGITNVAFRRLCREYGAGLYVCEMITSRALVERHPTTLQMVTFDADEHPRSMQLYGVDPATMRDAVQMIVDENLADHIDMNFGCPVPKVTRKGGGSALPYKRKLFGDIVEAAVRAAEPAGVPVTVKFRIGIDDEHITHLDAGRIAEERGAAAVALHGRTASQRYSGQADWSAISRLKETVRSIPVLGNGDIFSADDALRMVAETGCDGVVVGRGCLGRPWLFRDLQAAFAGEPVPEGPKLGEVARVMRRHAELLADHMGEERGLRDLRKHMAQYLRGFPVGSDLRHRFGLVSGLAELDDLLGALDPEVPFPADAEGPRGRQGSAGKVVLPEGWLDDPEDASVPVGAEVDHNGG; from the coding sequence ATGACCGCGACCATTTCTGCTTCTCCGGAGACCACGTCCACCTCCGCAGTCGCCCCGGAACGGGCAACGGCCCTGCGGATCGGCCCGTACGAGGTCGACCCCCCGGTGGTGCTGGCTCCGATGGCCGGGATCACCAACGTGGCGTTTCGCCGCCTGTGCCGGGAGTACGGCGCAGGCCTCTACGTCTGCGAGATGATCACCAGCCGCGCGCTGGTGGAGCGGCACCCGACCACGCTGCAGATGGTCACCTTCGACGCCGACGAGCACCCGCGCTCCATGCAGCTCTACGGAGTCGACCCGGCCACCATGCGCGACGCCGTGCAGATGATCGTCGACGAGAACCTCGCCGACCACATCGACATGAATTTCGGATGCCCTGTGCCGAAAGTCACACGTAAGGGTGGAGGTTCCGCACTGCCCTACAAGCGCAAGCTCTTCGGTGACATCGTCGAGGCAGCGGTACGGGCCGCCGAACCCGCGGGTGTGCCGGTCACGGTGAAGTTCCGCATCGGCATCGACGACGAGCACATCACGCATCTCGACGCGGGCCGCATCGCCGAGGAACGCGGAGCGGCCGCAGTGGCGCTACACGGTCGCACGGCGTCGCAGCGCTATTCGGGGCAGGCCGATTGGTCGGCGATCTCCCGGCTCAAGGAAACGGTGCGCAGCATCCCGGTGCTGGGCAACGGTGACATTTTCAGCGCCGATGATGCACTGCGGATGGTCGCCGAGACCGGCTGTGACGGTGTCGTCGTCGGCCGTGGTTGCCTGGGCAGACCGTGGTTGTTCCGAGATCTGCAGGCCGCCTTCGCCGGAGAACCCGTTCCCGAAGGGCCCAAACTCGGTGAGGTCGCGCGGGTCATGCGGCGTCACGCCGAGCTCCTCGCCGACCACATGGGCGAGGAGAGGGGCCTGCGGGACCTGCGCAAACACATGGCGCAGTACCTGCGAGGTTTTCCGGTCGGCTCGGACCTGCGGCACCGCTTCGGGCTGGTTTCCGGACTCGCCGAACTCGACGATCTGCTGGGCGCGCTCGATCCCGAGGTTCCGTTCCCCGCCGATGCGGAGGGTCCCCGAGGGCGCCAGGGCTCGGCCGGGAAGGTGGTACTGCCCGAGGGTTGGCTCGACGATCCGGAAGACGCGAGTGTTCCGGTGGGCGCCGAGGTCGATCACAACGGCGGCTGA
- a CDS encoding sensor histidine kinase, translated as MVHPSALPTPRDAAFAVGFFLGGSALYWLDGGALVPYGNHGSIGWRPALLAAICLAQLWRSRRPLTALTVGLVVTAVDGVWGFSLPVLLVLGELLHAVVLYGSARAQRWTVRVLVTGTALLMLVVAVLTRDMRWVVLVPLLSGALFFTPVWWARDVRSQSELAELERMRSDELARIAELDRREAVAAERARMARDLHDVVASHLSAIALQSSALLTTAHRDQAQVHTVAGSVRENSVAALDEMRAMIGLLRGSENFSYADSHAAPHRLADLETLLDSARAGGLRVDRRISGVDGIPAAPALAAYRITQQALANATQHAPGARVSVRLHGDGERLVAEVENELTTDPRPGNGLGLETMRERAEMLGGSFHAEQVARSWRVRAVLPLERSRT; from the coding sequence ATGGTTCACCCATCTGCCCTGCCCACACCCCGGGATGCGGCGTTCGCAGTGGGCTTCTTTCTGGGTGGCTCCGCGCTGTACTGGCTCGATGGCGGCGCGTTGGTGCCCTACGGAAACCACGGGAGCATCGGTTGGCGACCAGCCTTGCTGGCCGCGATCTGCCTGGCGCAGTTGTGGAGGAGCCGCCGACCGCTGACGGCGTTGACGGTCGGACTGGTGGTCACCGCTGTCGACGGGGTGTGGGGTTTCAGTCTGCCGGTGCTGTTGGTGCTCGGGGAGTTGCTGCACGCTGTCGTGCTGTACGGTTCCGCTCGTGCGCAGCGTTGGACCGTGCGTGTGCTGGTTACGGGCACGGCCCTGTTGATGCTGGTCGTCGCAGTGCTCACCCGCGACATGCGGTGGGTCGTCCTGGTTCCGCTGTTGTCCGGGGCCTTGTTCTTCACGCCGGTGTGGTGGGCGCGGGATGTGCGCAGCCAGAGCGAGTTGGCCGAGCTGGAGCGGATGCGTTCCGACGAGCTCGCCCGGATCGCCGAGCTGGACCGGCGGGAGGCGGTCGCGGCCGAGCGCGCGAGGATGGCTCGTGATCTCCACGATGTTGTCGCCAGCCACCTTTCGGCGATAGCGCTGCAGTCATCGGCGCTGTTGACCACGGCCCACCGCGATCAGGCGCAGGTGCACACGGTGGCGGGCTCGGTACGGGAGAACAGCGTGGCGGCCTTGGACGAGATGCGCGCGATGATCGGACTGCTGCGTGGTTCGGAGAACTTCTCGTATGCCGACTCGCATGCGGCACCGCATCGACTGGCCGATCTGGAGACATTGCTGGACTCCGCACGGGCGGGTGGCTTGCGTGTCGACCGGCGCATTTCCGGCGTCGACGGGATACCGGCCGCCCCCGCGCTGGCGGCTTACCGGATCACCCAGCAGGCACTGGCCAACGCCACGCAGCATGCACCGGGAGCCCGAGTGTCGGTACGGCTGCACGGTGACGGTGAGCGGTTGGTGGCCGAGGTCGAGAACGAGTTGACGACCGATCCGCGACCGGGCAACGGTCTGGGATTGGAAACCATGCGCGAGCGCGCCGAAATGCTCGGTGGGTCGTTCCATGCGGAACAGGTGGCTCGGAGCTGGCGCGTGCGAGCCGTGCTCCCGCTGGAAAGGTCCCGGACATGA
- a CDS encoding DUF6879 family protein, translating to MSDLVAGEDFQQLFREFTFTAFRLENQGIYREPHEAEPLRQFLAGEQPDDRWLQPWVDNVRKATSEGRQFQRVRVLTEPLTDYLRFEMDLALRQNIPAGEDIRAVSQPEAVGLGLPENTDFWMFDDERVALMHFGDHGMLGAEMLTDPDTVAQYREWCDRAWDVAVPHEQWAKLLP from the coding sequence ATGAGCGATCTCGTCGCCGGAGAAGACTTCCAGCAACTCTTCCGCGAGTTCACCTTCACGGCCTTCCGCCTGGAAAACCAAGGCATCTACCGCGAACCCCACGAAGCAGAGCCCCTGCGACAGTTCCTCGCCGGTGAACAACCGGACGATCGTTGGCTTCAACCGTGGGTCGACAACGTGCGCAAAGCCACCAGTGAGGGCAGGCAGTTCCAGCGGGTACGAGTGCTTACCGAACCACTGACCGACTATCTGCGGTTCGAGATGGACCTTGCGCTGCGGCAGAATATTCCCGCTGGGGAGGACATCCGCGCTGTATCGCAACCGGAAGCTGTCGGACTCGGCCTGCCCGAGAACACCGACTTCTGGATGTTCGATGACGAGCGGGTCGCTCTCATGCATTTCGGTGACCACGGCATGCTCGGAGCCGAGATGCTTACCGATCCGGACACGGTCGCGCAGTATCGGGAATGGTGCGACCGCGCCTGGGACGTTGCGGTGCCGCACGAGCAATGGGCGAAACTGCTTCCATGA
- a CDS encoding DMT family transporter, translating to MAETGRDRTWLVALATAMWGTDALWRMPLATTLPAGSVVFWEHLIIVLLLSPFLVRAWRAFAACDLRERMAVLVIGGGSSALATALFTAAFQAGDPVTPLVLQKLQPIFAALASLVLLGERIRGRYFAFAVPALIGAWMLAFPEPLDIRVSQVKPALLAVGAAVLWAAGTVLGRMLSRRMSTMEVTTLRFSVGLPTAAVILLAKGDPITVGWGNLPGLLLLALIPGLIALSLYYLGLQTTPAARATLAELSFPATAAIIGVGVLGEDLTATQWIGFLLVVAMVAGMSWHERTTRSKMVTAPPVSPRPAEHTITRSL from the coding sequence ATGGCCGAGACTGGACGGGACCGGACGTGGCTGGTGGCGCTGGCGACAGCGATGTGGGGCACCGACGCGCTGTGGCGGATGCCGCTGGCCACCACGCTCCCGGCGGGCAGCGTGGTGTTCTGGGAGCACCTGATCATCGTGCTGCTGCTGTCGCCGTTCCTGGTACGGGCATGGCGGGCGTTCGCGGCCTGCGACCTGCGTGAACGGATGGCGGTACTGGTCATCGGAGGTGGTTCCTCCGCACTGGCGACCGCACTGTTCACCGCCGCCTTCCAGGCGGGTGATCCGGTCACGCCGCTGGTGCTGCAGAAACTGCAGCCGATCTTCGCGGCGCTCGCCTCACTCGTATTGTTGGGTGAACGGATTCGTGGCCGCTACTTCGCCTTCGCGGTGCCCGCGCTGATCGGCGCGTGGATGCTGGCTTTCCCCGAGCCGTTGGATATCCGGGTGTCGCAGGTGAAACCGGCTCTGCTGGCGGTGGGTGCCGCCGTGCTGTGGGCGGCCGGGACCGTGCTCGGGCGGATGCTCAGTCGTCGTATGTCCACAATGGAAGTCACGACGCTGCGCTTTTCCGTCGGGCTGCCCACGGCCGCGGTGATCCTGCTGGCAAAGGGGGACCCGATCACCGTGGGATGGGGAAACCTGCCCGGATTGCTGCTGCTCGCCCTGATTCCCGGTCTGATCGCGCTGAGTCTGTACTACCTCGGCCTGCAGACCACCCCGGCCGCGCGCGCCACCCTCGCCGAGCTGTCGTTCCCGGCGACGGCGGCGATCATCGGGGTCGGTGTGCTCGGTGAGGATCTGACCGCGACCCAGTGGATCGGTTTCCTGCTCGTCGTCGCCATGGTCGCCGGGATGAGCTGGCACGAACGCACCACCCGTAGCAAGATGGTCACCGCTCCGCCCGTTTCACCCCGCCCGGCGGAACACACGATCACACGGTCCTTGTAG
- a CDS encoding DUF2975 domain-containing protein: protein MGKLTVLALRVVLVVLLAGSMFVQTVMVPLLAIDLEELDANLAYLRIPFLVITLLGVVTVQVVLVCVWRLVTMVRRGTVFSHAAFRYVHVVIGAIVAAALLVFALAVLLASANHVVLGDVVAPGVVLLMCGAVVAVLGVALIVLVLRMLLAQAVARGVEAAQMQAELEEVI from the coding sequence ATGGGAAAGCTGACAGTGCTTGCGCTGCGCGTCGTGCTCGTGGTGCTGCTCGCCGGCTCGATGTTCGTACAGACAGTGATGGTGCCGCTGCTGGCCATCGACCTGGAGGAGCTCGACGCGAACCTCGCGTACCTGCGCATCCCGTTCCTCGTGATCACGCTCCTGGGCGTCGTGACGGTCCAGGTCGTCCTGGTCTGCGTGTGGCGGCTGGTGACGATGGTGCGACGCGGAACCGTGTTCTCCCACGCCGCGTTCCGGTACGTGCACGTCGTGATCGGCGCGATCGTGGCGGCCGCCCTCCTGGTGTTCGCGCTCGCGGTCCTGCTGGCCTCGGCGAACCACGTGGTGCTGGGTGACGTCGTCGCCCCGGGCGTGGTCCTGCTGATGTGCGGGGCTGTCGTGGCAGTCCTGGGGGTCGCGCTCATCGTGCTCGTGCTGCGGATGCTGCTCGCTCAGGCCGTCGCGCGCGGCGTCGAGGCGGCGCAGATGCAGGCCGAGCTGGAAGAGGTGATCTGA
- a CDS encoding superoxide dismutase family protein, translating into MPRISTAAIAAAFAAMTVTAPVASAQNDDYSPRVTYGTFGPYSEEAVAVTYNTDQVPVGATARVISTPLPGDHTQVIMALHDLKPNSSYGAHVHAQPCGPSGADAGPHFQQIQAPEGVSGDPTYANPNNEVWLDFRTDSDGDAVTTAFGDWDLRERDPDSIVIHKNPTKTAPGVAGEAGTRLACINVRF; encoded by the coding sequence ATGCCTCGAATCTCGACCGCCGCGATCGCCGCTGCCTTCGCCGCGATGACCGTGACAGCTCCCGTTGCCTCCGCACAGAACGACGACTACTCACCTCGGGTGACGTACGGCACATTCGGCCCGTACAGCGAGGAGGCCGTCGCCGTCACCTACAACACCGATCAGGTCCCCGTCGGAGCAACGGCCCGCGTGATCTCGACTCCACTGCCAGGGGACCACACTCAGGTCATCATGGCACTGCATGACCTGAAGCCGAACAGCAGCTACGGCGCGCACGTGCACGCGCAACCGTGCGGACCGAGCGGCGCGGATGCGGGACCGCACTTCCAGCAGATTCAAGCTCCGGAAGGTGTCTCGGGCGATCCCACCTACGCCAATCCGAACAACGAGGTGTGGCTGGACTTCCGCACCGACTCCGACGGCGACGCCGTCACCACCGCCTTCGGCGACTGGGATCTGCGGGAGCGGGACCCCGATTCGATCGTGATCCACAAGAACCCCACCAAGACCGCCCCCGGTGTCGCAGGGGAGGCCGGAACACGCCTAGCCTGCATCAACGTCCGATTCTGA
- a CDS encoding pyridoxamine 5'-phosphate oxidase family protein, with the protein MPLSVHEREQFLAEPHVAALSVSAGQSRGPLTVPIWYQYASGGEVWVLTSADSRKARLIEAAGRFSLMVDRTEPTVRYVSVEGPVTRTVPGTDELLWEMSERYLPPEKVPSYIEFAKAELGEQVAIHLRPERWLSADLGAS; encoded by the coding sequence ATGCCGTTGTCCGTACACGAGCGCGAGCAGTTCCTGGCCGAGCCACATGTCGCGGCGCTGTCCGTCTCGGCCGGTCAAAGCCGTGGGCCGTTGACCGTGCCGATCTGGTACCAGTACGCGTCGGGTGGCGAGGTGTGGGTGCTGACCTCGGCCGACTCCCGGAAAGCTCGGCTCATCGAGGCGGCCGGGCGCTTCAGCCTGATGGTCGACCGGACCGAACCGACCGTCCGATACGTCTCCGTGGAAGGGCCGGTCACGCGAACGGTGCCGGGGACCGACGAACTGCTGTGGGAGATGAGCGAGCGCTACCTGCCGCCGGAGAAGGTCCCGTCCTACATCGAGTTCGCCAAGGCCGAGCTCGGCGAGCAGGTCGCCATCCACCTGCGGCCCGAGCGGTGGCTCTCGGCGGACCTCGGCGCGAGCTGA
- a CDS encoding helix-turn-helix domain-containing protein, with the protein MPITVDIDVMLAKRKMSVGELADRVGITPANLAVLKNGRAKAVRFATLAALCEALECQPGDLLVWEPKDTADE; encoded by the coding sequence ATGCCGATCACCGTCGACATCGACGTGATGCTGGCCAAGCGGAAGATGTCCGTGGGCGAGCTCGCGGACCGCGTCGGGATCACACCCGCCAACCTGGCAGTGCTCAAGAACGGCCGTGCCAAGGCGGTGCGCTTCGCGACGCTCGCCGCGCTCTGCGAGGCACTCGAGTGCCAGCCGGGAGACCTGCTGGTCTGGGAGCCCAAGGACACCGCGGACGAGTGA
- a CDS encoding glycine-rich domain-containing protein, whose product MTAVMEHTAARTLIDETLFSRLATRITIDHGMDHDMAERIMDQALAFLAAAATNRCAPISPSPMVDIGWHTFILYTREYAEFCQRIAGRFIHHVPDDESDTADRVSAHDEGRSPTLVAIEHAGYAIDPELWPLTDGSCGPCHEEGNCAASGKDGNENTDKRTK is encoded by the coding sequence ATGACCGCCGTCATGGAACACACGGCAGCCCGGACCCTCATCGACGAGACCCTGTTCAGCCGACTGGCCACCCGCATCACCATCGACCACGGCATGGACCACGACATGGCCGAACGCATCATGGACCAGGCGCTGGCGTTCCTCGCCGCCGCGGCCACCAACCGCTGCGCACCGATCTCCCCGAGTCCGATGGTGGACATCGGCTGGCACACCTTCATCCTCTACACCCGCGAGTACGCAGAGTTCTGCCAGCGCATCGCGGGCCGGTTCATCCACCACGTACCCGACGACGAGTCCGACACGGCCGACCGCGTCTCCGCGCACGACGAGGGCCGGTCTCCTACTCTGGTGGCCATCGAGCATGCCGGGTATGCCATCGACCCTGAGCTGTGGCCGCTGACCGACGGCAGCTGCGGCCCCTGCCACGAAGAGGGCAACTGCGCCGCCAGTGGTAAGGACGGCAACGAGAACACCGACAAGCGCACCAAGTGA